The following coding sequences lie in one Pseudomonas sp. B33.4 genomic window:
- a CDS encoding polysaccharide deacetylase — protein MADSEVLPPSRWPDGKRCAVVLTVDYNDIHGILTQAPEVAGRDKTLSVWRYGTQRGVTRLLDLFAELGVTSSWFVPGIVAEENPQHIAAILAGGHEIACAGYRHQDYDGHDLAAQSAEVAKGCAALEALTGRRPSGFRIPAGNGAPGFIAALKDHGIVWSSSWRGDDLPFAHPTAAEVIELPLHYELEDEPYFAFNLSPAVPPAQSRIASYRHTLGNLQMDFAGFHRFGLCYVLRLHPEIIATPGRIGVLRELLQGIQQHDDVWIASGAEVAQWWAETAAPVSDDHPAAVYEQHYRDYLS, from the coding sequence ATGGCTGATTCCGAGGTTTTGCCACCCAGCCGCTGGCCCGACGGCAAACGCTGCGCCGTGGTGTTGACGGTCGACTACAACGATATTCACGGCATTCTCACCCAAGCGCCGGAAGTGGCGGGTCGCGACAAGACATTGTCGGTCTGGCGCTATGGCACGCAGCGTGGCGTGACGCGCCTGCTCGATCTGTTCGCGGAACTCGGCGTCACCAGCAGTTGGTTCGTCCCCGGCATCGTCGCCGAAGAAAATCCACAACACATCGCCGCGATACTCGCCGGTGGACATGAAATCGCCTGCGCCGGGTATCGGCATCAGGATTACGACGGGCACGATCTGGCTGCGCAGAGTGCTGAAGTCGCCAAGGGTTGCGCAGCGCTTGAGGCCCTGACCGGTCGGCGCCCGAGCGGGTTTCGCATCCCCGCGGGCAATGGCGCGCCGGGTTTTATTGCCGCGCTGAAAGATCACGGCATCGTCTGGTCGTCTTCGTGGCGTGGCGATGATTTGCCCTTCGCTCACCCGACGGCGGCCGAGGTCATCGAACTGCCGCTGCATTACGAACTGGAAGACGAACCGTACTTCGCCTTCAATCTCAGCCCCGCCGTGCCGCCCGCGCAATCGCGGATTGCTTCGTACCGCCACACCTTGGGCAACCTGCAAATGGACTTCGCCGGATTCCATCGCTTTGGCCTGTGCTACGTGCTGCGCCTGCACCCGGAAATCATCGCCACCCCGGGACGCATCGGCGTGCTGCGCGAGTTGCTGCAAGGCATTCAACAGCATGACGATGTGTGGATCGCCAGCGGTGCCGAGGTTGCGCAATGGTGGGCAGAAACCGCAGCGCCGGTCAGCGACGATCATCCGGCGGCGGTTTATGAGCAGCATTATCGGGATTATCTGTCATGA
- a CDS encoding MmgE/PrpD family protein yields the protein MTERMLRLARFCVETRFEDLPEALVIQAKRHILDTFGAALAGTDSSVAVQTRQVLGSGVGSALVWGTTLRINPGHAAMLNGIAAHALELDDTGGCDHSGAVVLPAVMAAVSMVDRAISGREFIAAVVIGYEIGRRVLEACGSYSAHNGAGWHSTATCGVFGAAAACARIFALHAAQTVSALGIAGSFSGGVWAFIHDGSLSKKLHSGRAAEGGLLAASFAREGVTGPSMLFEDVWGGFLKTLAPNSAQPQMLDADLGKVWKLARCSIKPYAACRGTHSAIDALGSLLDQLEVSADQVESVDVRLCGFLQDMCGGREVGSLAAAQMSLPYALAARLVHGHCRLEAYDDQQREDPRIAPWLARIHLEVDEQLSEDGEPWVSVLTLDGRTASLCVEVPLGAPGNPLSDGVLEEKFFSLALRVVSRQRAEGLLEDLQGLERLESVGDLDRWLA from the coding sequence ATGACCGAACGCATGCTGCGGCTCGCGCGATTCTGTGTCGAGACTCGGTTTGAGGACTTGCCCGAAGCACTGGTCATCCAGGCCAAGCGGCACATTCTCGACACCTTCGGCGCAGCGCTGGCCGGCACTGACAGCAGCGTCGCTGTGCAAACGCGACAGGTGCTCGGCAGCGGCGTCGGATCAGCCTTGGTCTGGGGCACCACGTTGCGCATCAATCCCGGTCATGCGGCGATGCTCAACGGAATCGCCGCGCACGCGCTGGAACTGGATGACACCGGCGGATGCGACCATTCCGGTGCGGTGGTGTTGCCGGCAGTGATGGCCGCAGTGTCGATGGTCGACCGAGCCATCAGCGGGCGCGAATTTATCGCTGCTGTGGTCATCGGTTACGAAATCGGTCGTCGCGTGTTGGAAGCCTGCGGCAGTTATTCGGCGCACAACGGCGCCGGTTGGCACTCGACCGCGACGTGCGGAGTGTTCGGTGCGGCCGCGGCCTGTGCAAGGATATTCGCCCTCCACGCGGCGCAAACCGTGTCGGCACTGGGCATCGCCGGCAGTTTCAGCGGCGGCGTCTGGGCGTTTATCCACGACGGTTCGTTGAGTAAAAAACTCCACAGTGGGCGCGCCGCCGAAGGGGGCTTGCTCGCGGCAAGTTTTGCCCGCGAAGGCGTCACCGGGCCGTCGATGCTGTTCGAGGATGTCTGGGGCGGTTTTCTCAAGACCCTCGCACCCAACAGCGCGCAACCGCAAATGCTCGACGCCGATCTTGGCAAGGTGTGGAAATTGGCGCGCTGCTCGATCAAACCCTATGCGGCGTGTCGTGGTACGCATTCGGCGATTGACGCGCTGGGGTCGTTGCTCGATCAACTTGAGGTCAGTGCCGATCAGGTTGAAAGCGTCGACGTCAGGTTGTGCGGCTTCCTGCAGGACATGTGCGGTGGTCGTGAGGTTGGCAGTCTGGCGGCGGCGCAGATGAGCTTGCCGTATGCCCTCGCGGCGAGGCTGGTGCATGGGCACTGTCGGCTTGAGGCGTACGACGATCAGCAACGCGAGGATCCGCGCATCGCCCCTTGGTTGGCGCGCATTCACCTTGAAGTGGATGAGCAACTGTCCGAGGATGGCGAGCCTTGGGTCAGCGTACTGACGCTGGATGGGCGCACTGCGAGTTTGTGCGTTGAAGTACCGTTGGGCGCGCCGGGCAATCCGTTGAGTGACGGGGTGCTGGAGGAGAAGTTTTTCAGCCTGGCGTTGCGGGTGGTGTCACGGCAGCGGGCCGAGGGATTGCTGGAGGATTTGCAGGGTCTGGAAAGGCTGGAATCGGTGGGCGATCTGGATCGGTGGCTGGCTTGA
- a CDS encoding MFS transporter codes for MATYSLVIRRLMIVSLTIVVSRAITSPLLTLFLSTKLGLNQQDVGLLLGIAVFIATLLALYGGYIIDRLEKRRLLIVAMLSSAIGFVLLTFAKDLYLTTATLVITETASALFLIGSKAILSEKLPMSQRAKAFSLRYTLTNIGYATGPMLGVVIAGHYPIAPFLIAAAIAFGSIFLMIGIPRDAEPVAVISQPQNFLKTLVTLKNDRTLIMFTCGCLLSTVVHGRFTLYLSQYLLVVSDSKRALQVMAALLACNAITVILLQYQIGRFLSREKLRYWIAGGTSLFILGLIGFSLADSLLSWCIAMFIFTLGEMIIYPSEFLFVDTLAPEELRGSYYGAQNLAALGGALSPVICGFLLMHTPAPTMFYALSALTAMGGTLCFLSGRRAV; via the coding sequence GTGGCCACTTACTCGCTCGTCATCCGCCGTCTGATGATCGTCTCGCTGACCATCGTTGTCAGCCGCGCCATCACCAGCCCGCTGCTGACGCTGTTTCTGAGCACCAAACTGGGCCTCAACCAACAGGACGTCGGGCTGCTGCTGGGCATTGCGGTGTTCATCGCCACCCTGCTCGCGCTGTACGGCGGTTACATCATCGATCGCCTGGAAAAACGTCGGCTGCTGATTGTCGCGATGCTCTCCAGTGCGATCGGTTTCGTCCTGCTGACGTTTGCCAAAGATTTGTACCTGACCACAGCAACACTGGTAATCACCGAGACCGCGTCGGCGCTGTTCCTCATCGGCTCCAAGGCGATCCTCAGTGAAAAACTGCCGATGAGCCAACGGGCAAAGGCGTTTTCCTTGCGCTACACGCTGACCAACATCGGCTACGCCACCGGGCCGATGCTTGGCGTGGTGATCGCCGGGCATTATCCGATTGCGCCGTTTCTGATTGCGGCGGCGATCGCCTTCGGCAGCATCTTCCTGATGATTGGCATACCCAGAGACGCTGAGCCGGTCGCCGTGATCAGTCAGCCGCAAAACTTCCTGAAAACTCTGGTGACCCTGAAAAACGATCGCACCTTGATCATGTTCACTTGCGGCTGCCTGCTCAGCACCGTGGTGCACGGGCGATTCACCCTGTATCTGTCGCAATATCTGCTGGTGGTCAGTGATTCCAAGCGCGCCTTGCAAGTCATGGCCGCCCTGCTCGCCTGCAATGCGATCACGGTGATCCTCCTGCAATACCAGATTGGCCGCTTTCTCAGCCGCGAAAAACTGCGCTACTGGATTGCCGGCGGCACCAGCCTGTTCATCCTTGGATTGATCGGTTTCAGCCTCGCCGACAGCTTGCTCAGCTGGTGCATTGCCATGTTTATTTTCACCCTTGGCGAAATGATCATTTACCCGTCGGAGTTCCTCTTCGTCGATACCCTGGCCCCGGAAGAACTGCGCGGCAGCTACTACGGCGCGCAAAATCTGGCCGCGCTGGGCGGCGCGTTGAGCCCGGTTATCTGTGGCTTCCTGTTGATGCACACACCGGCACCGACGATGTTCTACGCCTTGAGCGCACTGACCGCGATGGGCGGCACCCTGTGCTTCCTCAGTGGACGCCGAGCGGTTTGA
- a CDS encoding HPP family protein → MLARWLPAAINTRPTEWSRAAIGMALGTLFSVWLCAQVFGHEVAYHLIGPLGASAVLLFAVSSGALAQPWSILGGYLCAGVVALLVAHVLGRTLGSACLAAGMALILMCWLRCLHPPAGALALTLVLADPATIALDWKAMEPVMLGAASMLISALAYNNLTRIRYPKRPAEPAPVLAPVDSQAITAEDLKLALADMEAFIDVTPEDLEQLIHASELHARRRSIGEVFSK, encoded by the coding sequence ATGCTCGCTCGCTGGTTGCCCGCCGCCATCAACACCCGCCCGACTGAATGGAGCCGTGCCGCCATCGGCATGGCCTTGGGCACGTTATTCAGCGTGTGGCTGTGCGCGCAGGTGTTCGGCCATGAAGTCGCCTATCACCTGATCGGCCCGCTGGGCGCTTCGGCGGTGTTGCTGTTCGCCGTGTCCTCTGGTGCTCTCGCTCAGCCGTGGTCGATTCTCGGCGGCTATTTGTGTGCCGGCGTTGTCGCGTTGCTGGTCGCTCACGTGCTTGGCCGAACCCTTGGCAGCGCGTGTCTGGCAGCAGGTATGGCGCTGATTCTGATGTGCTGGCTGCGTTGCCTGCACCCACCGGCAGGCGCGTTGGCATTGACGTTGGTGCTGGCCGATCCCGCGACCATTGCCCTGGACTGGAAGGCCATGGAACCGGTGATGCTCGGCGCGGCGAGCATGCTGATCAGCGCCCTTGCCTACAACAATCTGACGCGCATCCGTTATCCGAAACGCCCGGCTGAACCGGCGCCGGTGTTGGCCCCGGTCGACAGTCAGGCCATCACCGCCGAAGACCTGAAACTGGCGCTGGCGGATATGGAAGCGTTTATCGATGTGACGCCAGAGGATCTCGAGCAGTTGATCCATGCCAGCGAACTGCACGCCAGGCGCCGCAGTATCGGTGAGGTTTTTTCGAAGTAA
- a CDS encoding enoyl-CoA hydratase/isomerase family protein, whose protein sequence is MTAQASSTRTQSMDATQNEVLAEVRNHIGHLTLNRPAGLNAITLDMVRLLQQQLDAWATDANVHAVVLRGAGEKAFCAGGDIRSLYDSFKSGDTLHEDFFVEEYALDLTIHHYRKPVLALMDGFVLGGGMGLVQGADLRVVTEKSRLAMPEVAIGYFPDVGGSYFLPRIPGELGIYLGVSGVQIRAADALYCGLADWYLDSSKLALLDERLDQMEWQDTPLKALQNLLAKHAVQTLPDAPLEVLRPAIDHFFALPDVPSMVEQLRAVTVADSHEWATTTADLLETRSPLAMAVTLEMLRRGRHLSLEHCFALELHLDRQWFERGDLIEGVRALLIDKDKTPRWNPPTLAALDAEHVASFFHEFAESGS, encoded by the coding sequence ATGACTGCTCAGGCTTCATCCACGCGGACCCAGTCCATGGACGCCACGCAAAACGAAGTGCTGGCCGAGGTTCGCAACCATATCGGTCACCTGACCCTCAACCGCCCCGCCGGCCTCAACGCCATTACCCTCGACATGGTGCGTTTGCTGCAACAGCAACTCGACGCTTGGGCGACCGACGCCAATGTCCACGCCGTTGTCCTACGCGGTGCCGGTGAAAAAGCCTTCTGCGCCGGCGGCGATATTCGTTCCCTGTACGACAGCTTCAAAAGCGGCGACACGCTGCACGAAGATTTCTTTGTCGAGGAATATGCCCTCGACCTGACGATTCATCACTACCGCAAACCTGTGCTGGCCTTGATGGACGGTTTTGTCCTCGGTGGCGGCATGGGTCTGGTGCAAGGCGCCGATCTGCGCGTGGTCACCGAGAAGAGCCGGCTGGCGATGCCGGAAGTAGCCATCGGTTATTTCCCCGATGTTGGTGGCAGCTATTTCCTGCCGCGCATTCCCGGTGAGCTGGGGATTTATCTCGGGGTCAGTGGCGTGCAGATCCGCGCGGCCGATGCGTTGTATTGCGGGCTGGCCGACTGGTATCTGGACAGCAGCAAACTGGCGCTGCTCGATGAAAGACTCGATCAGATGGAATGGCAGGACACGCCGCTCAAGGCGCTGCAGAACCTGCTGGCTAAACACGCCGTGCAAACCCTGCCCGATGCGCCACTTGAGGTTTTGCGACCGGCCATCGACCACTTTTTTGCGCTGCCGGATGTGCCAAGCATGGTCGAGCAATTGCGCGCAGTGACCGTCGCTGACAGCCACGAATGGGCGACCACCACGGCCGACCTGCTGGAAACCCGCTCGCCGCTAGCCATGGCGGTGACCCTGGAAATGCTCCGTCGTGGTCGCCACTTGAGCCTGGAACATTGCTTCGCGCTCGAACTGCATCTGGATCGCCAGTGGTTCGAACGTGGCGACCTGATCGAAGGCGTGCGCGCGCTGCTGATCGATAAAGACAAGACACCGCGCTGGAACCCACCGACCCTGGCTGCGCTGGACGCGGAGCATGTCGCGAGTTTCTTTCACGAATTTGCCGAGAGCGGGAGCTGA
- a CDS encoding acyl-CoA dehydrogenase family protein has product MHDLELTEEQVMIRDMARDFARGEIAPHAQAWEKAGWIDDALVAKMGELGLLGMVVPEEWGGTYVDYVAYALAVEEISAGDGATGAFMSIHNSVGCGPVLNYGSEAQKQTWLADLASGQTIGCFCLTEPQAGSEAHNLRTRAELRDGQWVINGAKQFVSNGKRAKLAIVFAVTDPDLGKKGISAFLVPTDTGGFIVDRTEHKMGIRASDTCAVTLNNCSIPEANLLGERGKGLAIALSNLEGGRIGIAAQALGIARAAFEAALVYSRDRIQFGKPINEHQSIANLLADMHMQINAARLMILHAARLRTAGKPCLSEASQAKLFASEMAEKVCSSAIQIHGGYGYLEDYPVEKYYRDARITQIYEGSSEIQRMVIARELKNYQL; this is encoded by the coding sequence ATGCACGATCTCGAACTGACTGAAGAACAAGTAATGATCCGCGACATGGCCCGGGACTTTGCCCGTGGTGAAATCGCGCCCCACGCGCAGGCCTGGGAAAAGGCTGGCTGGATCGACGACGCGCTGGTCGCGAAGATGGGTGAACTCGGTTTGCTCGGCATGGTGGTGCCTGAGGAATGGGGTGGCACTTACGTCGATTACGTTGCCTACGCCTTGGCTGTGGAAGAGATTTCCGCCGGTGACGGCGCGACCGGCGCGTTCATGAGCATCCATAACTCGGTCGGCTGCGGCCCGGTGCTCAACTACGGCAGCGAAGCACAGAAACAGACCTGGCTGGCGGATCTGGCCAGCGGTCAAACCATCGGCTGCTTCTGCCTGACCGAGCCGCAGGCCGGCTCCGAAGCGCACAACCTGCGCACCCGCGCCGAACTGCGTGACGGTCAATGGGTGATCAATGGCGCTAAGCAATTTGTCAGCAACGGCAAACGGGCGAAGCTGGCGATCGTGTTTGCGGTAACCGATCCGGATCTGGGCAAGAAAGGTATTTCGGCGTTTCTGGTGCCGACCGATACCGGCGGCTTTATCGTGGATCGCACCGAACACAAGATGGGCATTCGCGCCTCGGATACCTGCGCGGTGACGCTGAACAACTGCAGCATTCCCGAGGCCAATCTGCTCGGCGAGCGCGGCAAGGGGCTGGCGATTGCCCTGTCCAACCTCGAAGGCGGACGCATCGGGATCGCCGCGCAAGCACTGGGTATCGCCCGTGCGGCGTTTGAAGCGGCGCTGGTGTATTCGCGCGACCGTATCCAGTTCGGCAAACCGATCAATGAACACCAGAGCATTGCCAATCTGCTGGCCGACATGCACATGCAGATCAACGCGGCGCGGCTGATGATTCTGCATGCGGCGCGGCTGCGGACGGCAGGAAAACCGTGCTTGTCCGAGGCTTCGCAGGCCAAGTTGTTTGCCTCAGAGATGGCCGAGAAGGTCTGCTCATCGGCGATTCAGATTCATGGCGGCTATGGGTATCTGGAGGATTATCCAGTCGAGAAGTACTACCGCGATGCGCGGATTACCCAGATCTATGAAGGTTCGAGCGAGATTCAGCGGATGGTGATTGCGCGGGAGTTGAAGAACTATCAGTTGTAA
- a CDS encoding enoyl-CoA hydratase: protein MTYETILLETHGRVGLITLNRPQALNALNAQLVSEVNQALDALEADANIGCIVLTGSKKAFAAGADIKEMAELTYPQIYMDDLFSDSDRVANRRKPIIAAVNGFALGGGCELALMCDFILAGDNAKFGQPEINLGVLPGMGGTQRLTRAVGKAKAMEMCLSGRLIDAVEAERCGIVARIVPSDELLDEALKVAAVIASKSLPIAMMVKESVNRAFEVNLTEGVRFERRVFHAAFATQDQKEGMAAFVAKREAEFKGK from the coding sequence ATGACTTATGAAACCATTCTGTTGGAAACCCACGGCCGCGTAGGCCTGATCACCCTCAATCGCCCGCAGGCGCTGAACGCGTTGAATGCGCAGTTGGTCAGCGAAGTGAATCAGGCCCTTGATGCGCTGGAAGCCGATGCGAACATCGGTTGCATCGTCCTCACAGGCTCGAAAAAGGCTTTCGCCGCCGGTGCTGACATCAAGGAAATGGCCGAGCTGACCTACCCGCAGATCTACATGGACGACCTGTTCAGCGACAGCGATCGCGTGGCTAACCGACGCAAGCCAATCATCGCGGCGGTCAACGGTTTCGCCTTGGGCGGCGGCTGTGAACTGGCGTTGATGTGTGACTTCATTCTGGCCGGTGACAACGCCAAGTTCGGTCAGCCGGAAATCAACCTCGGCGTGCTGCCGGGCATGGGCGGGACCCAGCGCCTGACTCGCGCCGTGGGCAAGGCCAAGGCCATGGAAATGTGCCTGAGCGGGCGTTTGATTGACGCCGTAGAGGCTGAGCGTTGCGGCATCGTTGCGCGGATTGTGCCGAGTGATGAGCTGCTCGATGAGGCGCTGAAAGTGGCCGCAGTGATCGCCAGCAAATCGCTACCGATTGCGATGATGGTCAAGGAAAGCGTCAACCGTGCCTTTGAAGTGAACCTGACCGAGGGCGTGCGCTTTGAGCGTCGTGTGTTCCATGCGGCGTTTGCCACCCAGGATCAGAAGGAAGGGATGGCGGCGTTTGTGGCCAAGCGTGAGGCGGAGTTCAAGGGCAAATAA
- a CDS encoding acyl-CoA dehydrogenase, with product MIPNEDQTQIRDMARQFAEERLKPFAAEWDREHRFPKEAIGQMAELGFFGMLVPEQWGGCDTGYLAYAMALEEIAAGDGACSTIMSVHNSVGCVPILKFGNDDQRERFLKPLASGAMLGAFALTEPQAGSDASSLKTRARLEGDHYVLNGCKQFITSGQNAGIVIVFAVTDPSAGKRGISAFIVPTDSPGYKVARVEDKLGQHASDTCQILFEDVKVPVANRLGEEGEGYKIALANLEGGRVGIASQSVGMARAAFEAARDYARERDTFGKPIIEHQAVAFRLADMATQIAVARQMVHYAAALRDSGQPALVEASMAKLFASEMAEKVCSMALQTLGGYGYLNDFPLERIYRDVRVCQIYEGTSDIQRMVISRNL from the coding sequence ATGATTCCCAACGAAGACCAAACCCAGATCCGCGACATGGCCCGGCAGTTCGCCGAGGAACGCTTGAAGCCGTTCGCCGCCGAGTGGGATCGCGAGCACCGTTTTCCCAAGGAAGCCATCGGCCAAATGGCTGAGCTGGGCTTCTTCGGCATGCTCGTGCCGGAGCAGTGGGGCGGTTGCGACACCGGTTATCTGGCCTACGCCATGGCCCTGGAAGAAATCGCCGCCGGCGACGGCGCCTGTTCGACGATCATGAGCGTGCACAACTCGGTGGGTTGCGTGCCGATTCTCAAGTTCGGCAACGATGATCAGCGTGAACGCTTTCTCAAACCCTTGGCCAGCGGCGCCATGCTCGGCGCCTTCGCGCTGACCGAACCGCAGGCTGGTTCCGATGCCAGCAGCCTGAAAACCCGCGCACGCCTGGAAGGCGATCACTACGTGCTGAATGGCTGCAAACAGTTCATCACCTCCGGGCAAAACGCCGGGATCGTCATCGTGTTTGCGGTGACCGATCCGAGCGCCGGCAAGCGCGGCATCAGCGCGTTTATCGTGCCGACCGATTCGCCGGGCTATAAAGTCGCCCGCGTCGAAGACAAACTCGGCCAGCACGCCTCCGACACCTGTCAGATTCTCTTCGAAGATGTAAAAGTGCCGGTGGCCAACCGCTTGGGCGAAGAGGGCGAGGGCTACAAGATCGCCTTGGCCAACCTCGAAGGCGGCCGCGTCGGCATCGCTTCGCAATCGGTGGGCATGGCCCGCGCGGCGTTCGAAGCGGCGCGTGATTACGCCCGCGAGCGCGACACCTTCGGCAAGCCGATCATCGAGCATCAGGCCGTGGCATTTCGCTTGGCCGACATGGCTACACAGATAGCCGTTGCCCGGCAAATGGTGCACTACGCGGCGGCCCTGCGTGACAGTGGCCAACCGGCGCTGGTCGAGGCGTCGATGGCCAAGCTGTTCGCCTCGGAGATGGCCGAAAAGGTCTGCTCGATGGCCTTGCAAACCCTTGGCGGCTACGGTTACCTCAACGACTTCCCGCTGGAACGGATCTACCGCGACGTGCGCGTCTGCCAGATCTACGAAGGCACCAGCGATATTCAGCGCATGGTTATTTCGCGCAATCTTTGA
- a CDS encoding acetyl-CoA C-acyltransferase, translating to MTISNDPIVIVSAVRTPMGGFQGELKSLTAPQLGAAAIKAAVERAGVASDSVDEVLFGCVLPAGLGQAPARQAALGAGLDKSTRCTTVNKMCGSGMETTILAHDMLVAGSADVVIAGGMESMSNSPYLLDRARAGYRMGHGRVLDSMFLDGLEDAYDKGRLMGTFAEDCAETNHFSREAQDAFAIASTTRAQQAIKDGSFKDEIVPLTVTVGKEQVLISHDEQPPKAKLDKVASLKPAFREGGTVTAANSSSISDGAAALVLMRQSQAQKLGLKPLAVIHGHAAFADTPGLFPVAPIGAIKKLIKKTGWSLGDVDLFEVNEAFAVVGMAAMTHLEIPHDKLNVHGGACALGHPIGASGARILVTLLSALRQRKQKRGIAAICIGGGEATAMAVECVY from the coding sequence ATGACTATTTCCAACGATCCGATTGTTATCGTCAGCGCCGTGCGCACGCCAATGGGCGGCTTTCAGGGCGAACTGAAAAGTCTTACCGCGCCGCAACTCGGTGCTGCGGCGATCAAGGCTGCGGTTGAGCGTGCCGGTGTCGCCAGCGACTCGGTCGATGAAGTGCTGTTCGGTTGTGTGCTGCCTGCCGGGCTCGGCCAGGCACCTGCACGTCAGGCTGCGCTGGGCGCCGGGCTGGATAAATCGACCCGTTGCACCACCGTCAACAAGATGTGCGGTTCGGGCATGGAAACCACCATTCTCGCCCACGACATGCTGGTTGCCGGCAGCGCCGACGTGGTGATCGCCGGTGGTATGGAAAGCATGTCCAACTCGCCGTACTTGCTTGATCGCGCCCGCGCCGGTTATCGCATGGGCCATGGTCGCGTGCTCGACTCGATGTTCCTCGACGGTCTCGAAGACGCCTACGACAAGGGGCGTCTGATGGGCACCTTCGCCGAGGATTGCGCCGAGACCAACCACTTCAGTCGTGAAGCGCAGGACGCCTTTGCTATCGCCTCGACCACCCGCGCGCAGCAGGCGATCAAGGACGGCAGCTTCAAGGACGAAATCGTCCCGCTCACCGTGACCGTCGGCAAAGAGCAGGTGCTGATCAGCCATGACGAACAGCCACCGAAAGCCAAACTCGACAAAGTGGCCTCGCTGAAACCGGCGTTCCGCGAGGGCGGCACGGTGACGGCGGCGAATTCCAGTTCGATCTCTGACGGTGCGGCGGCGCTGGTGCTGATGCGTCAGTCGCAGGCACAGAAACTCGGGCTGAAACCGCTGGCGGTAATTCATGGCCATGCTGCGTTCGCCGACACCCCAGGCCTGTTTCCGGTGGCGCCGATTGGTGCGATCAAGAAGTTGATCAAGAAAACCGGCTGGTCGCTGGGTGACGTCGATCTGTTCGAGGTCAACGAAGCGTTTGCCGTGGTTGGCATGGCGGCGATGACGCATCTGGAAATTCCCCATGACAAGTTGAATGTGCATGGTGGGGCCTGTGCGCTCGGCCATCCGATCGGTGCGTCGGGTGCACGGATTCTGGTGACGTTGCTGTCGGCGTTGCGCCAGCGGAAGCAGAAACGCGGTATCGCGGCGATCTGCATCGGCGGCGGCGAAGCGACAGCCATGGCTGTGGAATGCGTCTACTGA
- a CDS encoding SDR family NAD(P)-dependent oxidoreductase yields MQIENKVFIVTGGASGLGAASAELLVSAGAKVMLVDMNAEAVAAQAQRLGAKSVVADISNEAAAEAAVQATVAAFGSLNGLVNCAGIVRGEKILGKNGPHALSSFAQVINVNLIGSFNMLRLAAAAIAESEANADGERGVIINTASVAAFDGQIGQAAYAASKGAIASLTLPAARELARFGIRVMTIAPGIFETPMMAGMTPEVRDSLAAGVPFPPRLGKPAEYAALVRHIIENSMLNGEVIRLDGALRMAAK; encoded by the coding sequence ATGCAGATCGAGAACAAGGTTTTTATCGTCACCGGCGGCGCATCCGGCCTCGGTGCCGCCAGCGCTGAATTGCTGGTCAGTGCCGGCGCCAAAGTGATGCTGGTGGACATGAATGCCGAAGCGGTCGCCGCGCAGGCTCAGCGTCTCGGCGCGAAAAGCGTGGTTGCCGATATCAGCAATGAAGCTGCCGCCGAAGCCGCCGTGCAAGCGACCGTCGCAGCGTTTGGCAGCCTCAACGGTCTGGTCAACTGCGCCGGTATCGTGCGTGGCGAGAAGATCCTCGGCAAAAACGGCCCGCATGCACTGAGTAGTTTTGCTCAGGTGATCAACGTCAACCTGATCGGCAGCTTCAACATGCTGCGTCTGGCAGCTGCGGCGATCGCCGAGAGCGAAGCCAACGCGGACGGCGAACGCGGCGTGATCATCAACACTGCCTCGGTGGCAGCGTTCGACGGTCAGATCGGCCAAGCGGCTTACGCGGCCTCCAAAGGCGCGATCGCCAGCCTGACGCTGCCCGCCGCCCGCGAACTGGCGCGCTTCGGTATCCGTGTGATGACCATTGCCCCAGGCATTTTTGAAACGCCGATGATGGCCGGCATGACCCCGGAAGTCCGCGATTCGCTGGCTGCCGGCGTACCGTTCCCGCCACGTCTGGGCAAGCCCGCCGAGTACGCCGCACTGGTTCGGCATATCATCGAAAACAGCATGCTCAACGGCGAGGTGATCCGTCTCGACGGTGCCTTGCGCATGGCCGCCAAGTAA